The genomic interval TATTTTTATAGTTGCAGGTAAAGATGGGCACAATGAGCAATGCAATCCTAACTTGAAGGTGCATCAGGACTACGGAGTTAAGATTTAAGTACGAATCTTTTCTACCAGCAGACCTCACTGGTTGAGATGGCCAAGGGCCAACTGaaggcttgtctacacaatttaaatactcctcattccagttgaatagaatgtgatctggccacacaCAATTCATAGGAGTTCAGGCTTTTTGCAGACCACCCCACGAAAAAAAAAATGAGCAGAAAAAGGCTTCacagtttttaccagagtatccgcAGAAATGCGCATTATCCCACCAGTGGCCATCTGTGCTTTGCTTACATTTGGATGGATGTACATTTTCAGCAGCAGGAGGGTGGGCAGATGTGAATAGATGTGTATTTGTgcaagaaagtgaagaaaattaaccattgatgcaaatgtgtgggaaaaatacaattaaatgcaGATTAGCCCTGAGCCAAAACTAGGTCTGCTGAAATTGTGCTAAATCCAAAACCTTCCCAGCTTTGGTGTGTTGAAATTGCTTATGACACTCCTTGCCTAACTTTGTGTCAACATTGTGTCTGTATCTTTGGGACTGTAAAAATTTGGATCTGGTGTTCATTTGGCTTCTCCCTCGCCCTTTACCAACTCCCCCCTTTTTGGTGAGAAGTGGGTTCCGCCTGCAGAAGACGATTATGCATAATCCTAACCCCTTGCAGCCTACCCATCTTTGCATTAGGACTGCACTGCCTTTCTGGTTGTATTTACAAAGTCTTTTGCCCCACACACATCAATCTGAAACAAGTTGGTACTGAACATTATGCCCTTGAAAATTATCCACAGACCTTAAGATAGACTTTCAAAGTTTTCTCCTCCGGttctaaaaagaaaaggggagggtgGGAAGAGAGGGAGTTGACATTTGAGAGTTCACATATCACAACTGTGCCAAGCTCTGAATTCACACAATGCTGTGTTTCAGGTTATTACATTGATCTCCATCTCACTTTCATGTTTGGTGGGTGGGATATACCACTTCTGTCATCCTGCTAGTCCAGGAAGGCTTGCTCTGGAATTGAGATGTTTGAATTCTGTTGACAATAAAACCAgaatttctttcattctttctgtttcttttggtCATACCCAAAGTCAGCAATGTGATCCACTTCAGTTCTGCGTCAAAAATGTTAATATCTGCACAAAAAATATAAAGcaatgaaaaaatatttcataaccAAGGACTTGTAGAAACTGTCCTTTTACATGGAGCATTTGCCAGTTTGGTGATACATACATTCTAagtcaagcaagcaagcaagcaagacactagaaacatagagttgggagagaccacaagggccattctatccaatcccctaccatgcaggaatacacaatcagtaAGTAAAGTAGAATAACATCCAGAatcctttattgggccaaccaaatgcaaaaaaatgcatgttgcaagcttttgaagcttcattgtcttcttcatcaagcaaagatgttaaaaatcatacaagagaagttaaaaaataaagatgatgTTAGTTCCAAGCTTGCCTTTTGTTTAAGATGTGGCTGTTCACAGTTCAGATGGTTCTGGAAGGAAATTCATGCAGGCGGGCCCTTCCTCTTTAAGGCCATGTGGGTACTTCAgaagataaaattaaaacattaagttCCATTTACAAGACTGAAAGagatgttttgtggattttggatgtacaTTGGGTTGTGGACTTTGGATGTACATTGGATTGTACATTGCCACATGGGAAAcctggctacccctggatatgttttacaGTCAGTAGGTGCAACTGATATCCTTGGCAGAATAAaacatgcaccctaagaatcaaGTTAAACTTGAATTCATGTCATTTTTTTGCAACTAGatggcagatttttaaaaatccaactagTTTAAGTTGAGATGGGGCACAGTTTTTAAGGAAATCAGAACAATTGAGGGAGGCAAttaaagtgggcccttgttatctgctggggttttgttctagGACACTTccccccaccatggataccaaaatccatggatgctcaagtcccattaaatacagtggaagagtgaaatggtgtcccttatataaaataatatttttgaatattttcaatccaatccatggacagttgaatccatggataaaatatctaTGGATAcacagggctgactgtacatccaTTCTTCAGCCTGAAGGAAAACTGCTTTTTGGAAGCTAGTATTTGCACCAaggcagcgtggtgtagtggtttgattgttggactctggaaaaccagggtttgattgtatgctcagccatagaaacccactggtaaacagtaggcaagtcacactcttagcctTAGATGACAATGTAACATAACAATTTGTAGTGGGAGGAATGGCCCCAATGAGGGGGTTTCCCCTCCATGCTCAGTGCACATACTACTAATCTCGGAAGCTTTCCTTTAGGACCATAGTTGGGAAAGAAAGGGTTACATCCTCTTTCACATCCAATGGGTGGCCATTCACTAACTGATGCAATATTCTTTAACAAAACTATAGGTTAGCTGCCTTTATCTGCAGTCTGAAATTAAGCAGAATAATCTGTTAAATTAAGGAAGGCCCCATTGTTGCTTAATATTCTAGAAAAACAATACCATTCGTAAGTGTGCTGCCTCTTAAACTGAGGACTTCTTTCCATTATTTTGGTATTATTATGGGGCACACTGCCATCATTCTCCAGTTTCTATATATAATTGTGAAGGCTATACAGTGAAGAAAACCAGAGATCTTTCCTTTGTTTGGGGATTTAATGAGCATTCGCATCGAGCGTatccatattgcagaattaaaggagtttgacaatgctttaactgccgcAGCTgtatcctacataatcctgggatttgtggtttgatgATGCACCAGACCTCTCTGCCAGTGCAGGtggaatacctcaccaaactagaaatcccgaGATtgcacaagatggagccatgacagttaaagtgctgacAAACTAACTTAATTCTTTAGTGCGGATACACCCTAACAGAACAAATGAGACAGACATGCTGTAaatacttaggagtttatcacatggggaaatcctgtgcagaaatgggatttaaaagctagaaaaaccccacaaaagtgagttgattttcacatgacatcattgttaaacttgtgttaacccgaaccgcttttgtctactttctgtccactttccGTTCGgtttaacacaagtttaacaatgacattgtgtgaaaatgaaaccgcttttatggtttttttctagtttaaacccccgtttctgcatggggtctcccctgtatgataaactcctaagagagcATGGGGGAGTTGTATTATAACACCCAGAACTTTCTAATCAGCATCACTTCTGGCCATGGAATGTTAGAGCTATAATTTGAGATCTATAACTCAGAACAGTAACTTTCCTGAGCTCTGCATGTAAGGCCCTGTTCATCAGAGGTTTAGAGTAAATGGTCTCCCCAAATCCTTCCAAATCTGATTCTATGCATGGTACACCCCTCAAAAATATTCCAGATTTCTAGCagtgggagccccccccccccccataacagtTGAAAGAGGCATGTGACACTCAGAATATGTCAATGCCACGTGCCAAGGATGAGCAAGGAAAAGGGCACCGTGCTagcttttcagtctgtttttttaGGTAATTATCCTAATAGGGCCCATGCTAACGAATGTGGACCCCCTCATTATCCCAGCCTAGCCTTCGGCTGCTTTTGTGGCTGCCCGGTTTCTTAGACAGTTGCTGGTTCATTAGCGGAAGGAAAGCGACAAAGGCAGGTAGATGACTTGGCCTGTCTCTAAGAGACGAACTACTGAAAcatccttcttctcttttctgaTCCCATTTCAGGAGATGATGGGGAGAGTGTTATTTTTGGCACGACCATGGGGAGTGGGGAGTGTATGTATGGGGGTAGGTCATGTACATGAACAAACAAGATGCTCAATTCCTGCACAAAATCTGACCCTATAAATTGGCTGCCTCCTCTGACATTTGCTTAGAGCATCATCCCAGGAGGGTTATGACACAACTTCACTTGTGACTTTGAAGACACCTGAGACTATGGAGAGCCACAATACTAAGGTAACAGTCATACTTCTCTATAGCTGGGGCAAAGAGGGGTTGTGAGGGGTCGCAATCTCAGGTGATGTACGCTAAGAAAACCCCTAGAAGGAATTAGAAGTTAAAAGAGTTAAGCTAACCAGTGGAATCTCATTATATAGCTAATCAGTATTTATAAAGCAGATTGTCAAAGACATATTTTAGAAGATTTGTTtgacagaggagaaagaaactgtttGGCGTGTCACAGCATCTTCCTTTAAACAAAAGAATGCTATGGAACTCAGAATTTGCCATCTGTCTATGTTGGTGCAATAGAAgattttggctggaatcctgcacAAGGAGATGTACATATAGCATGTAGCTACGTTTCTGTAGCTACATCTAATGCTAACCCCTAAGTCCATGTTTCAATTGATGTATCCCCCCTCCAGACAACAAGGGCATTTCTGTGTTGTTTAGGAACAGGGGACCAGCAGGGACACACCCAGCTATTTTCCTCCAGCTGGACATGCTGCAAGAGTGTCATTTTGGGGGTGCTTGAGGATGCCTACAGAAAACTAGCTGGATGCCTTTCTGCTGATACCTCCGGTATCCAACAATATAAAAAAGACTGTGTTATAGGGGTGTCAGTTAAAAGGGTAGATTAGGGTCATTGTGGGGTTGGTAAAGAATTGTGACCTCCACAACCAAAGAAATGGGCTATGGTGGCATAGCTGAGAGCCCCCGaatagtgtactggtttgagttcCGGACTAAGACTtgtgttttttagactgtaagcagCTTGGGTCTCAatcttgggagaaaagcgggacaacaacaacaacaacctgatttaattgtcatggctccatcctatggaatcatgggaactgtagtttgtcatggTCACAGACTGACAGAAGAAACTAAATATGTCATAGAAagaactacaaatcacaaaattccatggcattgagccatggcaattaaagcgatgtcaaagtgcattaattctgcagtgtagatgcagcctttattGTGGCCTGAATGTCATCAAAGTGGGGATAAAAGAACTGACTCATAATtgcaacattttcattttcagcttTTCTTGCCTTTTTTGAAGTCACCATCAGTATTTGTGCATGGGAAGTGGCTAGAGAGCTGGCCCTTCCATTAGGCAGAATGGGGCAATTATCTCAGGCAGCAAGTGCTGGTGGGGTGGCAAAAGTGCCCCGCTTTCCCCAGTCATTCTGTTCTGTTGGAGACAGGGCTGCTCGAGGTGGAAAAGCAAATGCGATTCCACTCCCACCCATCCAGGTCAAGGTGCATCATGTTCTGAGCtagccaagttattttgacatAGGAAGCATAAAATCTCATAAGCACCTCTCCCCATCTCTAGGTTTAAAAGGGCAATACTGACAAATTAATTAATGAACAGCATGCGGTGCTTTCATGATGTCTCCACATTTGTTGCCTAAGGCAGCTGCCTCATTCTTTCAAATGGTAGGGATGACCCTCAAGTGGAAGACATAGCAGTGTGTCCATCACAAGGCCTGTCCTCGGGTCCCAAAAGCAGCACCTGCTATCTCAGGTGCCAGTGAAATACATAATCCTATCACTAGTGCTGATGTTACCTGTCAGCTTCTGTTCAAAGATCAAGGAGTGGGTGCTATCTTATCATttgccccaggcagcaaaatgtcttaagcCAGCTCTGGAGAGGTTCTTTGTAATATATCCCTAGTATAGTATTACATTAGTATGCTAGCATGTTTAAACTagatgtacattttttaaaaactcacaagtacgggaagtttatcacaccaaattccTGCAAaggtgaaataacatgaagttaaagcaaaggcaaaagagAGAAAGCTTTTGCTTTAACTTTGCATTAATTCACTTTAACAGTGacgttgtctgataaacttctctCATTTGagctttttttctaatttaaatctagtttaaatcccatttttcagcggcatttcgctagtgtgataaactccatagtagtttgagcattgcatcatgactctggagaccagggtttgaatccttgctcagccatcaAAACTTGTTGGGTGATCTTgcgcaagtcacacactctcagtctcagaaaaccttgtgataggtttgcctttagggtcaccataagttggaaacaacttgaaggcacacgacaacaaattATTTAATATACTAAGAGTAAGCATAGTTCTCCGCATGTCAATTCCTATGTAGCCAAAACCATTGACCCATAATTACCACATTACCATGCCAGCTGACACCAGCTCAGCAATCTGTAACAGATGATAATGGTGTTTCTCATGATGTCCACAACCGTCATGTTGAGCAAACATCTATAAGGTAATCATCAGATCAGTTCACAGATCCACCTATCCAAGACAGTGGCCCTTCAAAGATTGTTAGACTAACTCTCCCATCATGCCTTGCCCTTGGCTCTGCTAGATGAGGATAATGGGAACTAGGATCCTGAAAACATCTAAGGAGCTACAGATTACCCACCCCTGGCCTAAGGATTCAATATTCAAGAGCAAAACTAAATTTGAGATCTATTTTCTTGTTCCAAAGCAATGGAAAGTAGTATGAAATGGAATAGTTAAGCACACATTAAACTCTTCTACTATTTTGCAGCAAAGAAGGGACACAatgaggcccccccccccccccgttcattTTCTTTGCTACCAGATGCTAAACTGGGTCTATAGATGTAAGCTGAAGTTGGAACCAAAAGGATGGAAGCTTTTTTCCCCTAAAATGAAGGTTAAAATTTCAATATTGATATGAAATTTGAACAGAAGCCAATGCACAGGTGGAGAAAGAAGGGTCATATTATTGACATAAATTATGTTTAACTCTTAGCACTCTGAAAAAGTAATTCACTAGAGCTCTTCAGCCTGACAGTGTAAATGGGTTCTGGCCAGGATAAAATATTTCAGGGGAAAGTATCTGAAGCAGGAGATAAATGACCACCTGATAGTTTATCTAGGTAGTTTTACGCAATGTAAAATAAACCACCATAATTGTGAAATGAATTTTTGAaatactcccttctccttctgtgtcatgtctttttagattgtaagcccgtggGCAGGgatctgtctaactaaaaagattgcatgtacagcgctgtgtaaatttacagtgcttcataaataaagggtaataataataataataataataataataataataataataatactgtaataataataatttattcttaatcttgggatttttagaatgatctatatatttattttgcagGACAAAGGAACACAAACCAGTTGGTCTTAATACAGGGGTGGGGATTGTGTGTCCCTCAaagtgttggattgcaattcccagcatcatTCACCATTACTTGTGCAATGGATGGCTGCATTAACAATTTTCCAGTCAAGCTAAAATTTGCCATCATGTTATTGCAACACTCTCAGTCTGATCAGATTGATCTTCAGATTGGGGGGGATGGAATGATTGAATGAGGAGAATCCTTACTAAAAAGTGGGGTTaagttcagagaaaggaaaaaggaggagccCCAGGATTTTTTCAATTTtcaattttcaaatttcaaaattttaattttttaaattaaaaataacttttaaaaaacattcttttaattttttctttaaaaacaccacatttaatcaaatcttcactgtgtatgtaaatacatttaggtattataatttgaaggtataattttaattttgctagttgtttatatgttacaactattagtgttacattcagtgatatagtatatgggaattatgatttaagagtaacattagtgcgaaaaacatgactaaggattctgtagtgTGTGGTATGGGAGGGAGTCAGTTTGTCgagggatgacaccatgaattatcGCACCaagtgacgccaaccctagtgacgccactgtgAGAAACTCCTGCTTAAAACTCTGAAAAGCCATCATTGCCAGTCAGTGCCAACAATATTGGCTTAGATAGACTAATGCTCTGGCTCCAAATAAGATAGCTTTCTATTCAGGCCCCACCAAAGAACTGGAAACTGCTGTGTATTCAGGCTTTTCTTGCCCTCTGCAGGTGCCACGACTCTCCTTCCTGCTACTGTTCTTCCTGTGTTCTTTGGCAGTGGCCAAACAAACCATGCCAGATTGTTGCCGACAAAAGAGCTGCCCATGCCACATCTTTGACCTGTTACATGGGATGGGCAACCACGCCGCCGGCATCCTAACCCTCGGCAAGCGGAGCAGTGCCACAGCCACCAAGACCTTCCAGAGCCGTCTTTACCGTCTCTTCCATGACTCAGATAACCAGGCGGCTGGGATCCTCACCATGGGGAAGAGGGCGAGTGAGCTGGCTGTGGAGCCCAAGGAGAATGTGTCCAGTGACACCCAGCTGGCACCAGTGGTGTCATATGCTGCAGCAGGGTCTGCTCCAGGGTGCCTGGCACCCCTGGAGAACAATTTCCTGTCCGGCCCAAAGACTAGCAGTCTTGATACTCTTGACTAAGAAACGTTTAAAGTGGAGGAAAACTTTTCCAAGAGTTTCTCTCATTGCCTCTGCTGTCAATTGTTTAACATCAACTGGGTGCCAGGTGCTGTGACAAAGGTAGCATCATGGTGTCCCTTCCCCTTTTGTAAATAGTGCTTTTCAAACATCTATCGCCTTGACCTCTTCTAAATAAAGGCAGCTGATCAAATTTCATAGTTTCTCTGTTCAGTGTCTGTGTGAGACAGGATGCCATGGAGAATTGTCTTTGGATCAAACTAAGCCTCACTAAGTTCAGCATAAAGGTTAGCAAAGCCACTGTttggggctacagctcccagaatccacctcCCCCCACTTAGAGACTGGTATGCTAGGTGGGGATTCCAGAAATTGTACACCAAAAAGCAACTTCGTCAAGCTCTGGTGCTGAATGCTCCCAGAAAGCAAAGAGCACATGAATGGCACAGCAGTTTCCTTTGAAAATTGAAAAAATCCTGGGGCTTCCTCCTGTCTCTCATTCACCTGCTACTCCGAGATGAATTGATTCTATACAGGGAAGATACTTTTTGTTAGAGATTgtattagagccagcatggtgtagtggtttgaacattggaacCAGGTTTCAAATCTATAGAAatcccactggtgaccttgggcaagtcacaatctctcagccttagaggacagTAATGGCAAAGGTAGCCATtacctgaagaaacttgtcaagaaaaccccataatagggtcaccttaaagtTATCATAAGTctcaaaagacttgaaggcacacaacaaacaaagtaTTAATTCTGTATCAGCTATGTAGTTAAGTATACTTCAATAAATaagaaggataataataatagcaacaacaataacaacaacaacaataataaaaacccaGTTTGATGGGAGTGTCATTCCACCATGCTCCAACCACCAGCAGAAGGGATCTCCTTTCCCCCATACAATCTAGTAAAGTACGCTGGGGGGAGCTGCGACTATGGCAGTAAtgtcaaaatcatgactaagtagtgattgtgaatGCAAAACATTTACGGATGAGTAAATCTAAGTCACGGTTCCATATTCACACTAGCTGcttagtcacaattttgacactattgtCACAGCTGTAACTTcccccaacctactttactgggcagcagctgcaggAGAAGAGGGAAGTCCATTCTGCCAGCAACTGGAGCACAGGGGAATGGTGTTACTACCAAGTGGGCAGAGGGGTGAGCCAgaagaaacacactgcagaaataatccagtttgagaccgctttaactgccctggctcagtgctagggaatcctgggaattgtagttt from Sceloporus undulatus isolate JIND9_A2432 ecotype Alabama chromosome 6, SceUnd_v1.1, whole genome shotgun sequence carries:
- the HCRT gene encoding orexin, with amino-acid sequence MESHNTKVPRLSFLLLFFLCSLAVAKQTMPDCCRQKSCPCHIFDLLHGMGNHAAGILTLGKRSSATATKTFQSRLYRLFHDSDNQAAGILTMGKRASELAVEPKENVSSDTQLAPVVSYAAAGSAPGCLAPLENNFLSGPKTSSLDTLD